A stretch of DNA from Bacillota bacterium:
TCTTGATGTCGATACTGTTAAAAGCTTCTGCCTGCTTCACCACAGCGGAATCAATGTTCTATGTGCTCCTAAAAGTCCAGAATGTGCGGATTATATAACTGCTCATCACATAGAGACTATCATAGGTATTATGAGAACCGCCTTTGATTTTATTATTATTGATACGCCACCCTCTTTTAATGATACTACACTGGCTGCAATAGAGTGTTCCGATCGTATACTTCTTGTTGCAGGTGTCGATATTTCCACTTTGAAAAACGCACGTTCATGTGTCGGGACATTTGCTTCTCTCCAGCAGAGGGACAAGCTGAGAATAGTAATAAACTGCGAACAACCAAGTATGATAACCGTAAAGGACGTTGAACAGATGCTCGATATGCCGATTTTTGCAAGGATCAAGAGTGACAATCGCACTGCCCTTGATTGTTTAAACCGTGGAACACCTGTTGTCTGTGCACTTCCCCATTCCAAACTTGCAAAAGAATTTTCAGCGCTCGCTGTCAAACTGACTACTGAGGAAGCCTGAAATCGCAATTAATGGAGTTATTAAATGGGACTGCTTGAAAAAATTCAGCATATTAATTCACCTGAACAGGATAGTAATGCTGTACGAACTGCACCTGTTTTGGATACATATGCTCCGCTTGAGCAAAAACTGCACGACCTTATAATTGACAAACTTGGCTCAGAGTCTGCAGGCGGAGCTGCCTCAGAAGTCGTCAAATCGACTATTGATGAACTGATTGAAACCGAAGGCGCATCAATCCCAAGAACCGAGCGTACACGCATTTCAACGGCATTATACAACGATATAATGGGATGCGGACCAATTGAAGATCTTTTAAACGATCCATCAGTAACTGAAATTATGGTTAACGGTCCCTCTCAAGTTTACATTGAAAAAAACGGGAAGCTGCAGCTGTCTGGAGTAACATTCAGAGATGAAACCCAGTTAATGAATGTTATAGACCGAATAGTATCAGCTATCGGCCGGCATATTGATGAAGCAAGTCCTATGGTTGATGCAAGGCTTGCTGACGGCTCGCGTGTCAATGTTATAATCCCTCCCCTATCTCTTGTTGGTCCTGTGATTACAATAAGAAAATTTTCAAAAAAACCTATTACCGCTCAAAACCTTATTGATTTTGGATCACTGACTCCAAAAATGATGGCATTTTTAGATGCCTGCGTTAAGGGGCATCTGAATATAATCGTTTCCGGAGGTACAGGAAGCGGCAAAACCACGCTTTTAAATGTATTATCATCTTTTATTCAGGCTGACGAGCGAATCGTTACTGTTGAAGATGCCGCTGAGCTTCAGCTTCATCAGTCACATATTATAACTCTTGAAAGTCGCCCTCCTAATCTTGAAGGAAAGGGGCAGATCACCATAAGAGATCTTGTCAGAAACTGTCTTAGAATGCGCCCAGACCGAATTATTGTGGGCGAAGTTCGTTCAGGAGAAGCGCTAGACATGCTTCAGGCGATGAATACAGGGCATGACGGTTCAATGACTACAACCCATGCAAATTCACCCCGCGATACCATAGCACGAATTGAAACTATGGTTATGATGGCAGGAATCGAATTGCCGCTTAAAGCCGTCCGCGATCAGATTGCATCAGCTGTCGACGTAATAGTCCAACAGTCAAGACTTCGCGATGGTACAAGAAAAATAACAAATATTACAGAAGTGACCGGCATGGAAGGTGACGTTGTATCCATGCAGGATATTTTTGTTTATGAAACCGATGGGCAGCTTGACAGTCTCGGCAGATTTCGCGGGCATTTCAAAAGCACCGGAGTAAGACCCATCTGTGTTGAAAAAATACGTTCAAGCGGTATTCCGATATATGATGACTGGTTTCATGATAATTAAAACGTAGAATGGAGTTAAATATGTTATTGCTGATTTTTTCTATAACTGGTCTTTCAGCATTTATATTTATAATAATACTAAATTCTCTATTCGCTAATAAGATTTTGATCGACCGCAGACTTAAAGCTCTTTCGGGCAACCGCCAGCAAATAAGCCCCAAAAAAAGCAAGCAGAACAGCGCTGTTAAAAAACCGAGTCTTAAGTTTTTTTCTTCACTTGCGGCAGAACTGTCAACAGCAGGCATCATAATGCGGCCAGAGGAATATTTAACTCTTTGGATCATTTTAGCCGTGATACCCGCGGCTTTAGTTGCAATGGCAAGAGGCAGTATAGTAACTGTGATCGGTCTTGCTGCAATCGGGCTAATTACGCCTCCCTTGATAGTAAGACGTAAAAAAGCTAAAAGGATTCTCTTATTCGAAAAACAGCTGGGAGATGCCCTGATGGTAGCATGCAACTGTCTTCGTTCTGGTTTGACATTTATTCAGGCAATGGAAAGCATCGCTTCGGAAATGTCTGATCCCATTTCTGGAGAATTTCTAAGAACTTTACGGGAAATCCGACTGGGCAGCAGTTTTGAACGTGCAATGGAAAGTCTGTCAAAGCGTGTTCCAAGCGAGGATTTAATGCTGCTTGTATCTGCTGTTTTAA
This window harbors:
- a CDS encoding CpaF family protein, yielding MGLLEKIQHINSPEQDSNAVRTAPVLDTYAPLEQKLHDLIIDKLGSESAGGAASEVVKSTIDELIETEGASIPRTERTRISTALYNDIMGCGPIEDLLNDPSVTEIMVNGPSQVYIEKNGKLQLSGVTFRDETQLMNVIDRIVSAIGRHIDEASPMVDARLADGSRVNVIIPPLSLVGPVITIRKFSKKPITAQNLIDFGSLTPKMMAFLDACVKGHLNIIVSGGTGSGKTTLLNVLSSFIQADERIVTVEDAAELQLHQSHIITLESRPPNLEGKGQITIRDLVRNCLRMRPDRIIVGEVRSGEALDMLQAMNTGHDGSMTTTHANSPRDTIARIETMVMMAGIELPLKAVRDQIASAVDVIVQQSRLRDGTRKITNITEVTGMEGDVVSMQDIFVYETDGQLDSLGRFRGHFKSTGVRPICVEKIRSSGIPIYDDWFHDN
- a CDS encoding type II secretion system F family protein; translation: MLLLIFSITGLSAFIFIIILNSLFANKILIDRRLKALSGNRQQISPKKSKQNSAVKKPSLKFFSSLAAELSTAGIIMRPEEYLTLWIILAVIPAALVAMARGSIVTVIGLAAIGLITPPLIVRRKKAKRILLFEKQLGDALMVACNCLRSGLTFIQAMESIASEMSDPISGEFLRTLREIRLGSSFERAMESLSKRVPSEDLMLLVSAVLIQRQVGGNLSEILETISSTIQERIKLKDDIRVLTATGRASGIVIGCLPIGIALLLMLLNPGYIESFFNTSTGIHMLIVAGVMEFIGFLFVRHIVSIKY